One part of the Symphalangus syndactylus isolate Jambi chromosome 1, NHGRI_mSymSyn1-v2.1_pri, whole genome shotgun sequence genome encodes these proteins:
- the ASB14 gene encoding ankyrin repeat and SOCS box protein 14: MDNYTSDEDIDEDFDTQLIIQQSLQDIYKPGTAQHAPKDESFHSFLSADYKKIVETIEKGKEDALSHLTKYHSAFDEADEIGWIPLHKAAVQLNKKILEITLSASDPSLWEQTTHNGETPLFLAVSSCLLENATFLLLNGCNPNAKNFEGNSPLLTAVLRDSYDMAALLINYGADVNLRCANERTALHEAAKLGREDMVKLMLVSGAHPDPQSTYGFTPLALAAQSGHTEIMEMLLRKGANAHGQASDSSSILLEAASGGNPDAVALLLEYGADANIPKNSGHLPIHVAADRGHLLALKILIPVTDLAAIKQSGISPVHCAAAGAHPQCLELLIQAGFDVNFMLDQRINKHYDDHRKSALYFAVSNSDLSSVKLLLSAGALPNQDPVNCLQIALRMGNYELISLLLRHGANVNYFCRVNPLHFPSALQYTLKDEVMLRMLLNYGYDTERCFDCPHGDKVHPSYTVEGWTSTVIKDTKFCEVITLSWLQHLSGKVVRVMLDYVDQVRICSKLKAVLQKQGIWSEIHFILTNPRSLKHLCRLKIRKCMGRLHLRCPVFMSFLPLPNRLKAYVLYKEYDLYGQGIFTGTW, encoded by the exons ATGGATAATTACACCAGCGATGAAGACATAGATGAAGACTTTGACACCCAGCTCATCATTCAACAGAGTTTACAGGATATTTATAAGCCAGGAACAGCACAACATGCACCTAAGGATGAGAG TTTCCATTCCTTTTTGAGCGCTGACTATAAGAAGATAGTTGAAACAATAGAGAAA g GTAAGGAAGATGCATTGTCACACTTAACCAAGTACCATTCCGCATTTGATGAAGCAGATGAGATAGGCTGGATTCCTCTGCATAAGGCTGCAGtgcaattaaataagaaaattttggaaataaCCCTAAGCG CTTCAGACCCCAGTCTGTGGGAGCAAACCACTCACAATGGTGAAACGCCACTTTTTTTGGCTGTCAGCAGTTGCCTCTTGGAAAATGCCACTTTTCTTCTTCTCAATGGCTGCAATCCAAATGCTAAGAATTTCGAAGGCAATTCTCCTCTTCTTACAG CTGTGCTGCGTGACTCCTATGACATGGCTGCCTTGCTGATCAACTATGGAGCAGATGTCAATCTGCGTTGTGCCAACGAGAGGACAGCTCTCCACGAAGCAGCCAAACTGGGCAGAGAGGACATGGTGAAGCTTATGCTGGTTTCTGGGGCACACCCTGACCCACAGAGCACGTATGGATTCACTCctcttgctcttgctgcccaAAGTGGACACACTGAAATCATGGAAATGTTACTGCGGAAAG GAGCTAATGCTCATGGTCAGGCCTCTGATTCTTCTTCCATCTTACTTGAAGCCGCAAGTGGAGGAAATCCAGATGCTGTGGCTCTCTTGCTGGAGTATGGAGCTGATGCCAACATCCCTAAGAATTCAGGCCACCTACCCATCCATGTGGCAGCTGACAGGGGACACTTACT AGCTCTAAAGATACTGATTCCAGTTACGGATCTTGCTGCCATTAAGCAGAGTGGGATCAGTCCAGTTCACTGCGCAGCAGCAGGAGCACATCCTCAGTGCCTGGAACTCCTCATCCAGGCTGGATTTGATGTGAACTTCATGCTGGATCAGAGAATTAACAAACACTACGATGACCACAGGAAGTCAGCTTTGTATTTTGCTGTATCAAACAGTGACCTCTCTTCAGTCAAGCTGCTTCTGAGTGCTGGAGCTCTGCCTAATCAAGACCCAGTTAACTGCCTCCAGATAGCCCTCAGGATGGGCAACTATGAGCTGATCAGTCTGCTGCTAAGGCATGGGGCCAATGTCAATTACTTCTGCAGAGTTAACCCTTTACATTTTCCATCAGCACTGCAATACACTCTGAAAGATGAAGTCATGCTCAGGATGCTGCTGAACTATGGGTATGACACAGAGCGATGTTTTGATTGCCCACATGGAGACAAAGTCCATCCTTCCTATACTGTTGAAGGCTGGACATCTACAGTTATCAAAGATACTAAG TTCTGTGAAGTAATAACTTTGTCATGGCTGCAACATCTCTCTGGAAAGGTTGTTCGAGTGATGCTTGATTATGTTGATCAAGTTCGGATCTGTTCAAAGTTGAAAGCTGTGCTCCAAAAACAGGGGATCTGgtcagaaatacattttatcttaA CAAACCCTCGCTCCCTAAAACACTTGTGCCGCCTAAAGATCCGGAAATGCATGGGACGGTTACATTTGCGCTGCCCTGTCTTCATGTCATTTCTTCCATTACCCAATCGTCTAAAAGCATATGTCCTTTACAAAGAATACGACCTTTATGGACAAGGAATTTTTACAGGAACCTGGTAA